In Bos indicus isolate NIAB-ARS_2022 breed Sahiwal x Tharparkar chromosome 10, NIAB-ARS_B.indTharparkar_mat_pri_1.0, whole genome shotgun sequence, the DNA window AGCACcacgcccctccctgccccttagCCCTCCCTGTGGTCTAGCAGGGTCCCCAGGGGCTCCTTCAAGCTCTCTCATGTTCTTGGCTTAGGGTTGGGTTCCTGACTGAATGCACACTCTTcattatttcaaaaaacaaatgaaaatctaCCAAGACAAGGCTGAACAGGCTGACTAAAAGGCcatgtttctgttcttttgattGGAATTAAATCAACTGAGCATGCAGTAATACTTATTATCTGAAACTCAGAATTATGGCTTAAATATTAAATGGTAAAAGAAACCTTTCAAAACATTGGTGGGGACAAGAGGATGAGGGGGCAGAATTCACGGCCTCTTTGGGTGGAAAGGGGTGGAAAGAGGCTGGAAAGCACCAGTCAGGAGTCTCTTCATCAGCTCAGCTCCCCCTTCGTAGGCACACAGCCAGCTTTGGAGGAACTGAAAGATGTGTTTCCTCCCAAAACAATGAAGATATCCACTGAGCAGGATCAACTGAGCAGGCGACGAtgtgatgaaagaaaagagaggtcAGACTGGGAGGAGCAGTTTGCAACTTGTGGAAGGAAAGGCACTGTGGGTGGAAGTTATGGTagggaggctgggaggaaggCTGGAGGTGGAACCACCCCAGCTCTGCTGGGGAGAGACATGTCTGGAAGCTCGACAAGGTACTCACTTTGGAAGGGTCGTAGTAATGCAGAAAAGCCGGGTCCTTCCTCAGAACAAAGCGCCGCACCTTCCAGTTTTTCCTCTTGTGCCCCTGAGGCAAAGAAAGGATGTATGGCTCGTGGGTGACAGCTTGTAGTCACATCCTCCCGCCTTCACGCCTCTAACGCCTTAGGCCTGCTTGTCTGGGACTCCTATGGGCACGGACATGTGCCGGCCCTTTGCTTTGGCTCCCTTGTGGCCACCACCGGACCCTGACTTAGCAGATGCTGCTGACAACTAGTGCCCTCTGGAGTCTCAGCCCTTCCCACCCTTTGTGGGGGTTCCTGCCTCCCCAGAGGTTCAGGACTGTCCACCTCCTCCCAGCTCCAAGGTGGGCTGTACCATACCTGCTTGGCCAGATAGCCTTGCTTCACCACAGTGCCACTTAACTCCATGGTGCTGAGACTGATTTCTTCCTTGGGACTTATCTTCTTCTTGCAGCTCTCAGCCTGGTAGGAAGGAGAGACAAGGACTCTTGTTACCAACACATCCCAGCTCCAGGCTGGGGAAGCTCCCACAGGGGAAAGGAAACTCCCACTCCACCTGGGGGTGAAGCTGTACCCCCTCCCCGAGCCCTAGGCCTCTCCCCGCTGACCGTGGACCCTTGGCCCACACTTTGTGgcctcttcctctctgctcccaTGCCAAGAGGAACCCAGGCCCTCACTTACGAATGTGTACAGGGCCGTGGAGTCATCCAGGAACTGCTCAGACAGATCCCCCGAGCGAATGGCTCCCATGCTTCGGGTGCCTACTGGCCGAAGGAAGTTCTCCTCCATGAGCACCGAGGCCAGCGTCACAGCCTCCAGACGGCTGGCTGCAAAGCCGTTAGAGAGGAGCCAGTCCACCAGGGAGGAGCCTGCAGCGGGGCAAGAGCAGCACCCGTCAAAACGACAGGCTCCAGACCAGCTTCCTCAGGGGTGCCTGGCTGTGACCTCATTGACCTTGACCCCTGCCTGGGGCAGCCTTGGAACAGCCTTGGGGCTCGGCCCTGGAGCAGACCAAACACCAACCCTGCTGCCCAGAGCTGTGGCCACACCCACCTCTCAGGCTGGCCCGTTGGCTGCCAGGCAACTCAGGGCTCACCACTGAGTCCCAGGTCACCAGTCCCTGGCCCAGCCccgggggtggggtaggggtcaGGGGCTCACCTATGAAGGTCTTTTTGTAGGTGCTTCCCTGCTCCATGTTGGGGCTTGGTCGGATTCCGCAGCTACTGTCGCGCATCTTGTCCACGATGCGACTACACGGAAAGAAGGCAAAAGAGAGGAGACCCTCGTCACATTGACAGGAATGAGGGTGGGTCCATGAGCCACTGCTGAGGGTATAAAGCACGTGGCAAGTGGCATAATACACATCGCGGAGAAAGAGGGGTATTCTGTTATGCATCAGAATTTGAGAGGTGGGATTGGGGAACATTTCTTCTTGTTCATCTAAATGTTCTAATACTTCTATGCTAGACAGGTATTCTGTCTAGCATAGAAGTATTAATTAAGTCAcagcttaatttaaaaacaaaagaattatcTATGATCTGCTGTATAAAGTCCAAACTCCTCCAGCTACTTCTCAAAAGTCACCCATCACTTGAACCCACTTTCATCTGCTGTTGGTCCTCCCTGCACTCACCATGGGTTAGCCACGCCCTGGGCACAtatgatgctttcgaactgtggggctggagaagactcttgagagtccctcggacagcaaggagaccaaaccaggcaattctaaaggaaatcaaccctgaatattcattggaaggactgatgctgaagctctagcactttggccacctgatacaaagagctgactcactggaaaagaccttgatgctgggaaagactgaggggaaggagaagagggcaacaggggatgagatggttggatggcatcactgatacatgAACtagggcaaactctaggagatggcgAGGAACAGggcggcctgcagtccatggggtcgcaaagagtcagatgcgacttagcgactgaacaacaaagatgaACAATCAAGATTCCAGAGCCTGGTATGGAGGTTTTTGGTAAGCCTGGGAAGTTCTGCTTCCTGCAAGGTTAGTGGGCATTTCCTGCAGATGCGTGGATATAACAATTTCCATGAAGGGAATTCCTTTCATCCTTCCCTACTTTATAGTATCACTGCCACCACTGACctgctttctttctgttctgtGGGACAGTCCCTGCCACCAATGGCAGACCTTTTCTTATTGTCTATGTAGGTACTTGGGCTGGAAAGCCCCTGAGATGAGACTTTGTTTATGCCCATCTGCATGAGCACCTAGAGCGATGTACGGCATGCAGCAGGCACTCAGCAACTATTTCTTAAaagagtgaatggatggatggatgaagaatCCCACAGAATAAGAATGCAGCTCTTAACAGAACACATGTTCTTGCCACCAGGCTGCAAACAAGACTAATGACTTGGTGAGTGGAGATTCCTGGGGAGCTGTTTTTATAGCCCTGAGCATCCCGGTTGACACTGAAGGGAGGGGGTCAAGACACTGAGGTGGGCAGGAGCAGCAGGGACCCCAAGAAGTTACCAGAGCAGGCTGGCAGGGCCACTCCCACATAGGGAAAACAATGTAAGCA includes these proteins:
- the PLEK2 gene encoding pleckstrin-2 isoform X3, yielding MVKIMKLLIKLKTQTSTEYFLEACSREERDAWAFEITGAIHAGQPGKVQQLHLLKNSFKLPPHISLHRIVDKMRDSSCGIRPSPNMEQGSTYKKTFIGSSLVDWLLSNGFAASRLEAVTLASVLMEENFLRPVGTRSMGAIRSGDLSEQFLDDSTALYTFAESCKKKISPKEEISLSTMELSGTVVKQGYLAKQGHKRKNWKVRRFVLRKDPAFLHYYDPSKEENRPVGGFSLRGSLVSALEDNGVPTGVKGNVQGNLFKVITKDDIHYYIQASSKAERSEWIEAIKKLT